The Oreochromis niloticus isolate F11D_XX linkage group LG2, O_niloticus_UMD_NMBU, whole genome shotgun sequence genome includes a region encoding these proteins:
- the uqcrq gene encoding cytochrome b-c1 complex subunit 8, with the protein MGRHFGNLAKVRHIITYSLSPFEQRAFPNYFSKGIPNVWRRVTSSFFKVAPPMILMYLTYSWGNSVHQQGKRKNPADYENNQ; encoded by the exons ATGGGACGCCACTTTGGAAACTTGGCCAAGGTCAGGCATATAATCACATACAGTCTGTCCCCCTTTGAGCAGAGGGCTTTCCCCAACTACTTCTCCAAGGGAATCCCAAATGTGTGGAGGAGGGTCACGTCATCTTTCTTCAAAGTTGCACCCC CAATGATCCTTATGTATCTGACCTACAGCTGGGGCAACAGCGTCCATCAGCAGGGCAAGAGGAAGAATCCAGCCGACTACGAGAACAATCAATGA